The proteins below are encoded in one region of Brachionichthys hirsutus isolate HB-005 chromosome 12, CSIRO-AGI_Bhir_v1, whole genome shotgun sequence:
- the LOC137902204 gene encoding twist-related protein 2-like, which produces MEEGSSSPVSPVDSLLTSEEEPDRQQKSFSKKRRHSKKSSEDSSGSGGSPALVKRGKKPSPSSSQSYEELQNQRVLANVRERQRTQSLNEAFTSLRKIIPTLPSDKLSKIQTLKLASRYIDFLCQVLQSDEMDNKMSSCSYVAHERLSYAFSVWRMEGAWSMSASH; this is translated from the coding sequence ATGGAAGAGGGCTCCAGTTCTCCGGTGTCCCCGGTGGATAGCCTGCTAACCAGCGAGGAGGAGCCGGACAGGCAGCAGAAAAGCTTCTCCAAGAAGAGGAGACACAGTAAAAAGTCCAGCGAGGacagcagcggcagcggcggcaGCCCGGCTCTGGTGAAGCGGGGCAAAAAGCCCAGCCCGAGCAGCAGCCAGTCGTACGAGGAGCTCCAGAACCAGCGCGTCCTGGCCAACGTGCGGGAGCGGCAGCGGACTCAGTCTCTGAACGAGGCCTTCACGTCTTTGCGTAAAATCATCCCCACGCTGCCCTCGGACAAGCTGAGCAAGATCCAGACGCTGAAGCTCGCGTCCAGATACATCGACTTCCTCTGTCAGGTGCTGCAGAGCGACGAGATGGACAACAAGATGTCCAGCTGCAGCTACGTTGCGCACGAGAGGCTCAGTTACGCGTTCTCCGTGTGGCGGATGGAAGGCGCCTGGTCGATGTCGGCGTCTCACTAG